A stretch of the Lactuca sativa cultivar Salinas chromosome 9, Lsat_Salinas_v11, whole genome shotgun sequence genome encodes the following:
- the LOC111921205 gene encoding U11/U12 small nuclear ribonucleoprotein 48 kDa protein, protein MDLPPPSFAILPPPPGANPNPNSQIFPPYNHHHHNNPTTVPTQPPDLHTTLSTLKHLINLSKTTIQSLSNILPTTTPATDAIATCPYNSNHRVPPNSLFNHHLRCPSSPAVIDLALCDSLHYPNSLQAPQSPLNQENNCLTQTLSNDTTTDLCLSLDGYHISLDSNFFYRDCPAVVTFPHDNNKSDCTLTLPAVLSAECADLTGDRSIDINDTIDGLCSSSGLVELLASEYWNIRTEINQWNDYPASYSYSVLRSVLCSYISQKEYLMEWILVNSPFYGVVIDVFMRDHILLLFRLCLKAIAREAAGYLVSISKGDPKDGKFCFQCPVMSRVLTWLASQLAILYGEVNGKVFAISMLKQSLLISASKSLFLFGEQRASKSVNVSKIDGKAVMEHDGRTPWIILVSQVAAAVAALHERFFFETRIRTIRASRFVPVYQRVQEHGYISKMADEERGKRSNYRAIIEHDGVLWHHGGNQDGNKNKSREELLAEERDYKRRRVSYRGKKMKRSTTQVMRDIIDEYMEEIKHAYMAGSGQSSLDSTKLASKASSMNDLDNEAKISKKAVPQSNRKEKDSVSDISMKSSRFGDEIKEKSNRNRDQEYHTSKSRSHDHRKQDEYKHSRKYQKRNEFEDRYDPSKSHDMNHDDL, encoded by the exons ATGGACTTGCCGCCTCCTTCATTCGCCATTCTCCCTCCACCTCCCGGCGCAAACCCGAACCCTAACTCTCAAATCTTTCCGCCCTACAACCACCATCACCACAACAATCCCACCACCGTCCCAACCCAACCTCCTGATCTCCACACTACCCTTTCAACCCTAAAACACCTGATCAACCTCTCTAAAACCACCATCCAGTCCCTTTCCAATATACTTCCCACCACCACCCCCGCCACCGATGCGATTGCCACTTGCCCTTACAACTCCAACCACCGGGTCCCTCCCAACTCCCTCTTCAACCACCACCTTCGATGCCCCTCTTCTCCTGCAGTTATTGATCTTGCCCTATGTGACTCCCTTCACTACCCTAACTCCCTTCAAGCTCCGCAATCTCCACTTAATCAGGAAAACAATTGTCTCACCCAGACGCTTTCCAACGATACGACCACAGACTTATGTCTTTCCCTAGATGGTTACCATATATCACTTGATTCGAATTTTTTCTACCGGGATTGTCCCGCGGTTGTTACATTTCCTCATGACAATAACAAATCTGATTGCACGCTTACGTTGCCTGCTGTTTTATCAGCTGAGTGTGCAGATTTAACAGGTGATCGTAGCATTGATATAAACGACACCATTGATGGTTTGTGTAGTAGTTCTGGTCTTGTGGAGCTACTTGCTTCTGAATACTGGAATATTAGAACTGAAATTAATCAATGGAATGATTATCCCGCTAGTTATTCTTACAGCGTCCTTCGCTCAGTTTTATGCTCTTACATATCTCAGAAGGAATATCTAATGGAATGGATCTTGGTGAATTCTCCATTTTATGGTGTTGTGATTGATGTGTTTATGAGGGATCACATTCTCTTATTGTTTAGGCTCTGTTTGAAAGCCATAGCTAGGGAAGCTGCTGGGTATCTGGTTTCGATTTCTAAAGGAGACCCAAAAGATGGTAAATTTTGCTTTCAGTGTCCTGTAATGTCCAGAGTATTGACATGGTTAGCTTCACAACTTGCTATATTGTATGGAGAAGTAAACGGAAAAGTATTTGCAATCAGCATGTTAAAGCAATCCCTACTGATTTCTGCATCAAAATCTTTGTTTCTTTTTGGTGAACAAAGGGCTAGCAAATCAGTAAATGTAAGTAAGATCGATGGTAAAGCTGTCATGGAACATGATGGAAGAACACCATGGATAATTTTGGTTTCCCAGGTAGCAGCAGCTGTTGCAGCATTACATGAGCGTTTCTTCTTTGAAACAAGAATAAGAACCATACGAGCTTCACGGTTTGTTCCAGTTTATCAAAG AGTGCAAGAACATGGATATATATCAAAAATGGCTGATGAAGAACGCGGAAAGCGTTCAAATTACAGAGCTATAATTGAACATGATGGAGTGCTTTGGCATCATGGAGGTAACCAG GATGGAAATAAGAATAAGTCACGAGAGGAATTGTTAGCTGAAGAAAGGGATTACAAAAGAAGAAGAGTGTCATATCGTGGCAAGAAAATGAAAAGAAGCACAACCCAG GTGATGAGGGATATAATTGATGAATACATGGAAGAAATCAAGCATGCATACATGGCTGGGAGTGGTCAATCTTCTTTAGATTCTACAAAGCTTGCATCAAAAGCTTCTTCCATGAATGATTTAGATAATGAGGCAAAGATATCAAAGAAAGCAGTTCCACAAAGTAATCGGAAAGAGAAAGACTCAGTTTCTGATATCAGTATGAAATCATCAAGATTTGGGGATGAGATTAAAGAAAAAAGTAACAGAAATAGAGATCAAGAATATCATACTAGTAAGAGCCGATCTCATGATCATAGGAAACAAGATGAGTATAAACACTCGAGAAAATATCAAAAGAGGAATGAATTTGAGGACAGATATGATCCTTCTAAATCTCATGATATGAATCATGATGATCTCTAA